TAACTTCTGCCATTAATCTTTCACTGTTTTATTCAACCATTTTCtcataaaatacaaatttaaaaaataccaacatgaaaaaaaaaaagtgccaagAATTAAAAGGCATATATCAGTAATACAAATGTCCATGATGGCAGCATCATAGcattttagtacatttttaCCACAACTGACAGCATGTTATTAAAGTTGCAGTCCgcaagttttgcctctttgttgcCGTCTCTGTTTGAAatctgcaattgcagttatgtgcagaattatcatctttacgtgggttgttgCGTAGGCACGGCTTCTCGGCGCAgatgaatttaatgttttgaggagaatgtgtggctgttggtggatactgtacttaggaatcacagattgtagtcttggaaatatgaccaaaataagacaTTAAGATTTTTCTGCcgcttttgttctgaccaactgagaaaaaaaaaagcattacaatatatCACGCTACCAATATTGATTAAAACTAACGATTGCTTAGCTCATTTcacatcaaaccgtgcaaattattattattgttatactttgttctcaagtTCTTAAAGGTCCCATGACATGCTACATTTTGGTTGCTTTTATATAGGCCAAAGTGGTCCCTAGTACTGTATCTGAAGTCTCTTTCccgaaattcagccttggtgcagAATTTCAGCCACTATGAGCAAGTCCAACAATGAGCTTTCCTCAGGACGTGCCATTTCTATgtctgtagctttaaatgcaaatgaggaggagagaggcgGGGCAAGGTGGAGGGTGGGTGTGGCTTTAACCAGCTTGCGGCCATGGTACCATGCGCTAATGTTGACAGTGGATGTATCGCAACAGTCGTCGGTGAAATGTGTAGCGTAGACATACAAAACTATGGGAAATTGTATCGGTGCATtaccagagaaaataaaattaacccacTGTTTCTTCACAGGCTCGGATGAAAgaactaaaaaaatactaagCTGTTCATTTGTACATCCAAACACTGAGCAACTGCCATGCTTCGCTCGTTTGCAAGCCATGATGTCtctcgaggaaaaaaaaaaatattgtgctcGCCTCGCACGGTAGTAGCTCATCATTTTCTCAAAGGCGAAGCAAAATACCCAGGGCTCGGTTTACACCCATCGCCTTTTCTAGCCACTGGGGGACCTTATGTAGGCTAGGGGAactcatattaatgttaaaaaatctcataaagtgaaattttcatgccatgggacctttaatgttaacaacatcagcattgcgtgactatgtgtatttagtgtgtattagtgttacctgaagatttcaatttcaattttgttaatctctaacgttaatttgtcataccatacaatccgccatcGAAATGATACGTTTAATTATTcgagctgctgtgagaaaaggctataaatgatccatcacctgcagcatcctcacacgcgattatatagcctactagcttgGACgacttctttatgtaaacagacgtgacttAATGACGcaaaacccaccagtaccactcgaattataaaacattactacaagcttaccgttgtgaatcgggctaaggtaaggagatacttttgaacactggctggttatgtacttgctcaaaaatttattttggattatttttaaccaaaaaagttacggactgcagctttaaataaacgAGTCCAATTGAGATGTGAGTTAATCCATCANNNNNNNNNNNNNNNNNNNNNNNNNNNNNNNNNNNNNNNNNNNNNNNNNNNNNNNNNNNNNNNNNNNNNNNNNNNNNNNNNNNNNNNNNNNNNNNNNNNNNNNNNNNNNNNNNNNNNNNNNNNNNNNNNNNNNNNNNNNNNNNNNNNNNNNNNNNNNNNNNNNNNNNNNNNNNNNNNNNNNNNNNNNNNNNNNNNNNNNNNNNNNNNNNNNNNNNNNNNNNNNNNNNNNNNNNNNNNNNNNNNNNNNNNNNNNNNNNNNNNNNNNNNNNNNNNNNNNNNNNNNNNNNNNNNNNNNNNNNNNNNNNNNNNNNNNNNNNNNNNNNNNNNNNNNNNNNNNNNNNNNNNNNNNNNNNNNNNNNNNNNNNNNNNNNNNNNNNNNNNNNNNNNNNNNNNNNNNNNNNNNNNNNNNNNNNNNNNNNNNNNNNNNNNNNNNNNNNNNNNNNNNNNNNNNNNNNNNNNNNNNNNNNNNNNNNNNNNNNNNNNNNNNNNNNNNNNNNNNNNNNNNNNNNNNNNNNNNNNNNNNNNNNNNNNNNNNNNNNNNNNNNNNNNNNNNNNNNNNNNNNNNNNNNNNNNNNNNNNNNNNNNNNNNNNNNNNNNNNNNNNNNNNNNNNNNNNNNNNNNNNNNNNNNNNNNNNNNNNNNNNNNNNNNNNNNNNNNNNNNNNNNNNNNNNNNNNNNNNNNNNNNNNNNNNNNNNNNNNNNNNNNNNNNNNNNNNNNNNNNNNNNNNNNNNNNNNNNNNNNNNNNNNNNNNNNNNNNNNNNNNNNNNNNNNNNNNNNNNNNNNNNNNNNNNNNNNNNNNNNNNNNNNNNNNNNNNNNNNNNNNNNNNNNNNNNNNNNNNNNNNNNNNNNNNNNNNNNNNNNNNNNNNNNNNNNNNNNNNNNNNNNNNNNNNNNNNNNNNNNNNNNNNNNNNNNNNNNNNNNNNNNNNNNNNNNNNNNNNNNNNNNNNNNNNNNNNNNNNNNNNNNNNNNNNNNNNNNNNNNNNNNNNNNNNNNNNNNNNNttatttttttctttttctttttttctttcacactTTGAGTgggtgaaataaataaaaaaagcctCATCAACatcccttttatttttttttttaactgattgcgtaaaataagtgttaatttaaattattattattcatattttgtgttttatttctgGGTGAAATAGCATACCGAACCGGAAAAATGTAGGGTTGGACTTAATTTTATCCTTCGGAAATTAATTGGATTGTGTAAAGTGATCTGAGATCAGCTTACTAATTAACTGCAGATTAAAAAGGCAAGTTAGTCTGCACTTTAAAACATATgtagatattttatttacaacttattattcaaacaaaaaatatgaacagaaattaaaaaaaaaaaatcaattaagcTCATTGAAGTCATTGAAAGTTATAAAGGCTTTCTGAATTTAGAAGCAGATGAATCAGTGATTTGTGATCTTCCTGAGGGCGTTGTTCCAGTGTCCTCTTGAACTGCAGTGACTCTTCTAAGCCCCGGATGTGTGTTGCAGGATAATGTAACTATGTCTCCCATGTGATGTCCTGTCTGCGGAGACTAGAGCACAGTTTCTGTGTCTCTCTGAGGAGCTTCAGGGTCTCATGACTGCTCCTGATCTGTTTCTGTCCTGTGCTGAGTGAGGCTTTGACAGGGGATGGTGGCAATGGTTGTACCCCACTCTCTGCCCTAGTTTTGCCCTCTACACTGCTGGCCCAGTGTGGCTTCTGCTGCTTCTGCTTAGGGCTACAGGATGGCTGGGAGAGTTTCTGAACCTATAGGAGTAATAACATACATTTGGAAGCAGTTCAGCTTGATATTTATCAGTAGCTGCATTTCCATTACCCTTCAAATTGTGCAAATTGAAATTGTGAATTAAAAATACGCCCAATGGAAATTCCACAAGAACTCACGTATATTGCAAAAAACCATTGTTAAGCTTGCATGAGGGGGTTTTTCAGGCAAAACTGTAATGGAAATGGATTTACAGGTCACCTGGCGTACGTAAAAGtatgattggacagaagatgaGACAGTTCTTTATTAAACTCATAAAACAAAAGAATTATGTGAATACTGGATTCTaaacaacaggaaaaaaaactatttatcaaGACCTCAAAGCAGATAGGAGAGAGAAACACCCAGAAACAACTCATACGTGGCCACTCCCAAGTATAAGAGGTTTTCCCTGCCATTAATGCTTGGATAACACAGATTTTAGCCTGATTTTCACTAGCCAacagttttgtgaaaatcgccgacaaatgccaggcaaatcggtgcttgTTCACGTGAGTGACACTAGCGTAGTGTGTATGATCAAAGACGTGATCTGAGAGAACCGCCGATGCATCGCCAATGCCCTTTATTACGTTATTTATtaagcatgctaaatatctggacctgtctgtgggtgcatctcaatcagctccctagttcagtaatCAGGGAgccattttaaagggatagttcacccaaaaattaaaattctgtcatcattttctcaacctcaggttgttccaaacctgtatgagttccagtatagtaggaaaaaaaaatgctatggaagtcaatggcttgCCAAACTTGCCGATCAAGTCTGAACTACCAAGGATGCAAGTCCAAACTTTGCGTACTTGATATTGAGAAATGCTTATAGACCTGCAAAAGaacatcagcaagcatggcttctgCAAGCAACCATTCATATTCTTCTTTTTGGCTGCAAATCGGTGCACAGGCAACTTGGATCACAAGGTTCTTGTGTGCATTTTACCAAGAAGAAATCCAGTCTCACCCGTGATCTAACGTTATTTCCTGTATCACTTCTCACGTGTGTTTGGCCGATCCATTGGCCGATATCTAAATAGTACCCCAGACTATTGTGTAATGTGAGAAGAACAGTGATCCGATGACTATGAAAATCAGGAATCACTGTCCaatagaatatttttttttaaatactactGAATGTGTAAGTGTGCTACTataatagagggtatgcacgtgatgtcaccgtcgaccgttatgactgtggttacgcccactgagtggcaaaaagactgagtggcagcattggttttcagtgtgaatgccgcgaaaaaaaacacaccaaaCTCATCCCAAATGGGAAAGAgttttgtgattgactgtacaaatagatttgacacaAAGTCTGAGGtctatatttaaagactgccgaaagctacagaaaaaagcagCAAATGGagcactgcaattcacagaaacaactagacttcaggcagagaaacatggatttgcagttatcattttgtcaaaatgttggattttgaggtaaaaatcataccgtatatattgtattgttatatattatgttgacaactcattaattaaatattttccatcttatattctgcataattgtgtgtttttaaataaacactgacaaaaactatacaggttttagggctggacaatacgatgatatatataacattgatataagtgattactcagatttaaacctacctatattgtatttatattaaagCGTTCACAGGctgatttgctttatgtatttccctgacgtcgaaatcaggcacatataaatgtcaggaaacacgattcctggctgcatgtcaatatccatggattaggatttgtaaggaacacttttgagcccaacctttagtgtatttgtttgttttactcacGTTTAAGCAGTTTCCCCttttaaatccagtcatgcagcaggttcttttaccACTCAGTCtggctgagggagcgcgttccggcgggaaagtgacgtcaatgcataccctctattaataaaaaaaagtagacTCACTGTTTGCTGATGTTTGCGTAGTTTGGAGATTTGAGCTGCTTTCTCCTCCATTCTCTTGACCAGACAGTCCAGCTCTCGCTCCAGATCGTCACGAAGCTCTCGTTTAGTAGTCTCATCTATCTGCTTGACCAGCTCCTGGTGTTCactgtctcacacacacacagaaacaatatttaaattctgTCCTACTCTCCCTTCCAACACATTTCAAAAGCTAATCTTGATCTGTTCATGGTCAGGATGGTGTTACTCACAAGCTCATCTGGCCCAGTTCATCCTGAAGGGCGAGCAGAAGTTCAGAGAGGCTGCCCATTGCGGAAGACGCCTTGCTGGGGGAGGACGAAGGCCTGCGATGGACCCGCTGGTTCTGAGGACATGACTTCTGCAGAGCGCTCACTCTCTCACACAGTCGTGGGTTTCTGTGCTTCATCATATGCAACACACTCTGAACATTGGCATTGACTGAGTGGCTGGGACTGGTcgactgagagagagaaaattaacattaattaccagtctgtcacgtgatccttcagaaatcattctaatatggtgaattgctgctcaagaaacatttcttattatcaatgttgaaaacagttttgtggaaaccgtgatacattatTTTCCTTAATGAaagtatatatgtatttttttaaatagaaatcttttgtaacattatattatagaggtatttattgtcacttttgatttattgaaagcatccttgatgaaaatgacaatttctttcaaagaataaaaaataaaaacaccttactgaccccaaacttttgaacagtcaTGTATTTCTCTATATCTCtatatatttgcattttcatcAGTAAATTTAGACGTTTTGGATTCCACTGTTGTGTCAGGGTGAGGTAATACTCACTGTTCCAGCCACAAATGGGAGGCGTTTAGCTTTAGGAGTGGTGGCAGTTTCCACCTTCACTGAAGGGGACTTCTGAAATAATatataagaaagaaaaaacaccaCCATTAAAACCACTCATTAAGAATACATTGAGAGTATTCTGTTCTGTAAATATACTGCCACCTAGTGCTCACAATACATTACTgcagaacaattttttttttaccttgcaAGAGGCCTTGCCTTTCTTTTTCTTGCCTTTATTAAGCTGAGTCGCAACAGAAAGGGAGAGGAGATTGTTTTCAAGCTCTCGCTCCAACTGATGAAAGTCAAAGAGATGAAATTATGTTTTAGGGAAAAGTTGGCATGATTCATAAATCTATTTTTTGAGaatgtttacatgtgttttttgttttacctTCTCTGCTTTCTCCTGCACAAGTTTGCGTTCATGTTCCTCCTCTAAAAGTTTCTGTTCTAAGAGCTCAATTTTCCTCTGTAGACAAAAGACATCATCAACATAATGACATAATCAAAACAGTGTCCTATATACAGTACCTGTCAAAAATTTGGAAAcaaatttttcatgtttttgaaagaaatctcttatgctcaccaaggctacatttattcaaaaatacagtaaaaacagtaatattgcacaaatattattataaattaaaagttttacatttgaatacattttaaaatgtaatttattcctttgatggcaaaactgaattttcagcatcattacttcagtattcagtgtcacatgatccttcagaaatcattctaatatgatgatttggtgctgaggtaacatttcttattattatcaatgttgaaaacagttgtgctgcttaacatttttgtggaaatggtgatacttttttcaggattctgtgattaatagaaagttcaatgaacagcatttatttgcattaaatttattaaagcaatagaaatcttttgtaacattataaatgtcttcactgtcacttttgatcaatttaatgtctccttgataaataaaagtatcaatttcttattaacaaaaattattatttttttaaaatcacaaatgtttccacaaaattttaaagggttagttcacccaaaaatgaaaattctgtcatttattacacaacctcatgccgttccacacccataagaccttcgttaatcttcggaacacaaattaagatattttagatgaaatccgatggctcagtgaggcctgcatagggagcaatgacacttcctctctcaagatccataaaggtactaaaaacatatttaaatcagttcatgtgagcacaatggttcaatattaatattataaagcgacgagaaaaatataatatagtgatggccgatttcaaaacactgcttcaggaagctttggaacATTATGAATCAGcctatcgaatcatgattcagatcgcgtgtcaaactgccaacggctgaaatcatgtgactttggcattccaaacagcagattcgatacactgattcatttatgatccgatgcttcctgaagcagtgttttgaaatcggccatcactaaataagtcgttattttgggttttttttggcgcaccaaaaatattctcgtcgctttataatattaatattgaaccactgtgctcacatgaaccaatttaaatatgtttttaatacctttatggatcttgagagaggaaatgtcattgctccctatgcaggcctcacggagccatcggatttcaactaaaatatcttaatttgtgttctgaagattaacgaaggtcttacgggtgtggaacggcatgagggtaagtaataaatgacagaattttcatttttaggtgaactgaccctttaagcagcaaaaactgttttcaacattgataatattattaataataaatgtttctttagcaccaaatcagcatattagaatgatttctgaaggatcatgtgacactgaagaatggagtaatgatgctgaaaattcagctttgtcatcacaggaataaattacattttaaatttattaaaataagaaactattattttaaattgtaataatacttcacaatattaccgtttttactgtattgttgTAATGTAACCTCGGTGAgcatgagagatttttattttatttttattttttttatcattatatcatgaatataatattatatgtgCATACCTCAGCCACAGACTGTGTACTAGTGAGTTTGAGATACTCCTTTTCCAGTCTTTCCAATTTATTGAGCTGCGCCTGCATTTGTGGGTCTGTATGTTTGCTCTCCTTGCAAAGAGAGTCCTACAGACCAATTAGAgttgtgaaaaagaaaaaaagagagataaaGAGGGGCATTGAAAGATTCTTAAGTTGtactcaaaatgtatttttcagatGAGTACTCCCAGCATATTTAAGCTTTTGTCTGCCTGCtcacctgtctgtctgtgtgagtgattctctctctctctgcacacTCCACCATTTTCCTCATATAGTCAAGCTGTTTTTCTAGCAGAGAGCAACGCGTTTCTGCAGAATGA
Above is a window of Megalobrama amblycephala isolate DHTTF-2021 linkage group LG11, ASM1881202v1, whole genome shotgun sequence DNA encoding:
- the cep57l1 gene encoding centrosomal protein CEP57L1 isoform X3, producing the protein MDHFGDQSLNLDSPSKQSYVGSYYQPPETLSRPLYMNTVTDPRDRKSSGVQDISPQLYQRVPDAGSRAVIAALKTLQEKMRRLELERVQAERNIQQFSHAARHQVDAITKREPENNTQENHSTQRKELVSKVHSAETRCSLLEKQLDYMRKMVECAERERITHTDRQDSLCKESKHTDPQMQAQLNKLERLEKEYLKLTSTQSVAERKIELLEQKLLEEEHERKLVQEKAEKLERELENNLLSLSVATQLNKGKKKKGKASCKKSPSVKVETATTPKAKRLPFVAGTSTSPSHSVNANVQSVLHMMKHRNPRLCERVSALQKSCPQNQRVHRRPSSSPSKASSAMGSLSELLLALQDELGQMSFEHQELVKQIDETTKRELRDDLERELDCLVKRMEEKAAQISKLRKHQQTFCLKNPLMQA
- the cep57l1 gene encoding centrosomal protein CEP57L1 isoform X1 → MDHFGDQSLNLDSPSKQSYVGSYYQPPETLSRPLYMNTVTDPRDRKSSGVQDISPQLYQRVPDAGSRAVIAALKTLQEKMRRLELERVQAERNIQQFSHAARHQVDAITKREPENNTQENHSTQRKELVSKVHSAETRCSLLEKQLDYMRKMVECAERERITHTDRQDSLCKESKHTDPQMQAQLNKLERLEKEYLKLTSTQSVAERKIELLEQKLLEEEHERKLVQEKAEKLERELENNLLSLSVATQLNKGKKKKGKASCKKSPSVKVETATTPKAKRLPFVAGTSTSPSHSVNANVQSVLHMMKHRNPRLCERVSALQKSCPQNQRVHRRPSSSPSKASSAMGSLSELLLALQDELGQMSFEHQELVKQIDETTKRELRDDLERELDCLVKRMEEKAAQISKLRKHQQTVQKLSQPSCSPKQKQQKPHWASSVEGKTRAESGVQPLPPSPVKASLSTGQKQIRSSHETLKLLRETQKLCSSLRRQDITWET
- the cep57l1 gene encoding centrosomal protein CEP57L1 isoform X2; this translates as MDHFGDQSYVGSYYQPPETLSRPLYMNTVTDPRDRKSSGVQDISPQLYQRVPDAGSRAVIAALKTLQEKMRRLELERVQAERNIQQFSHAARHQVDAITKREPENNTQENHSTQRKELVSKVHSAETRCSLLEKQLDYMRKMVECAERERITHTDRQDSLCKESKHTDPQMQAQLNKLERLEKEYLKLTSTQSVAERKIELLEQKLLEEEHERKLVQEKAEKLERELENNLLSLSVATQLNKGKKKKGKASCKKSPSVKVETATTPKAKRLPFVAGTSTSPSHSVNANVQSVLHMMKHRNPRLCERVSALQKSCPQNQRVHRRPSSSPSKASSAMGSLSELLLALQDELGQMSFEHQELVKQIDETTKRELRDDLERELDCLVKRMEEKAAQISKLRKHQQTVQKLSQPSCSPKQKQQKPHWASSVEGKTRAESGVQPLPPSPVKASLSTGQKQIRSSHETLKLLRETQKLCSSLRRQDITWET